A single genomic interval of Panthera uncia isolate 11264 chromosome A1 unlocalized genomic scaffold, Puncia_PCG_1.0 HiC_scaffold_17, whole genome shotgun sequence harbors:
- the ATOX1 gene encoding copper transport protein ATOX1, translating into MPKHEFSVDMTCEGCSNAVSRVLNKLGGVEFDIDLPNKKVCINSEHSVDLLLETLGKTGKAVSYLGPK; encoded by the exons ATGCCG AAACACGAGTTCTCTGTGGACATGACCTGTGAAGGCTGCTCCAATGCGGTCAGTCGGGTGCTCAACAAGCTGGGAG GAGTTGAGTTTGACATTGACCTACCCAACAAGAAGGTTTGCATCAACTCTGAGCACAGCGTGGACCTTCTGCTGGAGACGCtgggaaaaacaggaaaagctgTTTCCTACCTCGGCCCCAAGTAA